The DNA segment AAAAATGTCTTTCGAAACCACCTGCGATTCAAGCAGAATATGCGGGTACTTATAACTCTGCCGACCAAAGGCTCGCGCAATTGAACCTACATCCCGACTACCGGCAAATTTCGCATTGGGCGATCGCGTTGAGCGAACAACCCGACTACCAAGGCCTGACTTACCGCTTCCTGCATTTATTGGAAGATTTGCCCTGGATCGACCAGGCAGCTGCCTACGAAGTCTACGGCGAACGCAACCTAAAAACCGGCGAAGCCCGGTGCACCAGCGAGCAACTGGTGCGGCGCTTTCCGTTGGATTTTGCCGAGCAGCCGCAGGAAGAGGACATCGACCTGCTTAAGGAATTTAACAGCAGTGCCGATCTGACGCCTAGCAAACCCAATGCAGCTGGGCTGTTCACCCAAATCGTCGCTCCGGTACGCGAGCTGGGCGGACCCGACCGGGCCTTACTACTGAAGGGAACGTTCGATCCACCGGCCTTGGCACTGCTTACCGATCTAATCTCGATTTACCGGAATCTGGTGGCGCTACACGACCGCAAAGAACGCGACCCATTGACCAAATTGCCTAACCGCCAGTCGTTCGACGCCCGCATGTTACAGGTCTGCGATTATTTCCGCTCGCATCCGATCAAGGATTGCTACTTGGAGAAGAGCTCCTGGATTGCCATGCTGGATATCGATCATTTCAAACGGATAAACGACACTCACGGCCATTTATACGGCGACGAAGTATTGCTGATGTTCAGCCAGGCGATGGAAAGACATTTCCGCTACAACGATTTTTTGTTCCGTTTCGGCGGCGAGGAATTTGTCGTGATATTGAATCTGGTCAATCAGGCCGACGCCGTGTCGACCTTCGAGCGGTTCCGCACCGCAATCGAGCGTCAGCAATTTCCGGTTGCCGGCCAAGTCACTGTCAGCATCGGCCTAACCCATATCGACCACCAAACTGAGCCGGCCCACTTGCTGGACAGGGCGGACAAAGCGCTTTACCAGGC comes from the Methylomonas sp. EFPC3 genome and includes:
- a CDS encoding GGDEF domain-containing protein gives rise to the protein MNLHPDYRQISHWAIALSEQPDYQGLTYRFLHLLEDLPWIDQAAAYEVYGERNLKTGEARCTSEQLVRRFPLDFAEQPQEEDIDLLKEFNSSADLTPSKPNAAGLFTQIVAPVRELGGPDRALLLKGTFDPPALALLTDLISIYRNLVALHDRKERDPLTKLPNRQSFDARMLQVCDYFRSHPIKDCYLEKSSWIAMLDIDHFKRINDTHGHLYGDEVLLMFSQAMERHFRYNDFLFRFGGEEFVVILNLVNQADAVSTFERFRTAIERQQFPVAGQVTVSIGLTHIDHQTEPAHLLDRADKALYQAKAGGRNRLVTHPNPNSVAG